The Methyloferula stellata AR4 genome includes a window with the following:
- a CDS encoding NADH-ubiquinone oxidoreductase-F iron-sulfur binding region domain-containing protein, translating to MDHTADQTVRHFEHPGEGSKRAKATPKGRQIDLKALEEIEHLLAGRSLQRDLLIEHLHLIQDTYKQISAAHLAALAEMMKLSFAEVFETATFYAHFDVIKEGEPSVPPLTIRVCDSLTCALLGADKLLHELKAASGPHVRVVRAPCVGRCDTAPIAEVGHFYVDHATPAAVLAAAEAGHTHPEIPNYIGYEDYKAKGGYQLLERLRSGALQTEDLLKALEGANLRGLGGAGFPTARKWRSVLSEPAPRLMAINGDEGEPGTFKDRFYLESDPHRFLEGALIGAHVVESPAIYIYLRDEYPAAREILTREIAKLPPGGPVIYLRRGAGAYICGEESSMLESLEGKRGLPRHKPPFPFQVGLFGQATLINNVETVFWVRDIVEKGADWWASNGRNDRHGLRSYSVSGRVKNPGVKLAPAGLTIQQLIDEYCGGMAEGHTFRAYLPGGASGGILPATMNDIPLDFGTLEKYGCFIGSAAVIVLSQQDDVKGAALNLMRFFEDESCGQCTPCRVGTQKAALLMEEPVWDQELLEELSQAMRDASICGLGQAASNPLTTVIKYFPEEFAPKEAAE from the coding sequence ATGGATCATACAGCAGATCAAACCGTCCGCCACTTCGAGCATCCCGGTGAAGGGTCGAAGCGCGCCAAGGCGACACCCAAAGGCCGGCAGATCGACCTGAAGGCGCTGGAAGAGATCGAGCATCTTCTCGCCGGCCGTTCACTCCAGCGCGATCTTCTGATCGAGCATCTGCATCTGATCCAGGACACTTATAAGCAGATTTCCGCAGCCCATCTCGCAGCCCTTGCCGAGATGATGAAACTCTCCTTCGCCGAGGTCTTCGAGACGGCGACCTTCTATGCGCATTTCGATGTCATCAAGGAGGGCGAGCCTTCCGTCCCGCCGCTGACGATCCGGGTCTGCGATTCGCTCACCTGCGCCTTGCTCGGCGCCGATAAGCTTCTGCACGAATTGAAGGCGGCCTCCGGTCCGCATGTGCGCGTCGTCCGCGCGCCCTGCGTCGGGCGTTGTGACACCGCGCCCATCGCCGAAGTTGGACATTTCTACGTCGATCATGCGACCCCCGCGGCCGTGCTCGCCGCGGCGGAGGCTGGGCATACGCATCCTGAGATTCCGAATTACATCGGCTATGAGGACTATAAGGCGAAGGGCGGCTATCAACTGCTTGAGCGCCTGCGCAGCGGCGCGCTTCAAACCGAAGATCTTCTGAAGGCGCTCGAAGGCGCCAATTTGCGCGGCCTCGGCGGCGCCGGTTTTCCGACGGCGCGCAAATGGCGGTCCGTGCTCAGCGAGCCCGCGCCCCGCTTGATGGCGATCAATGGCGACGAGGGCGAACCCGGCACCTTCAAGGATCGTTTCTATCTCGAAAGCGATCCGCATCGCTTTCTCGAAGGCGCCTTGATCGGCGCGCATGTCGTCGAGTCGCCCGCGATCTATATTTATCTGCGCGACGAATATCCGGCCGCGCGCGAAATCCTCACCCGCGAGATCGCCAAGCTGCCGCCGGGTGGACCGGTGATTTACCTCCGCCGCGGCGCAGGCGCTTATATTTGCGGCGAGGAATCCTCGATGCTCGAAAGCCTTGAGGGCAAGCGCGGGCTGCCGCGTCACAAGCCGCCCTTCCCGTTCCAGGTCGGGCTCTTCGGCCAGGCGACGCTCATCAATAATGTCGAGACCGTCTTCTGGGTCCGCGACATTGTCGAGAAAGGCGCCGACTGGTGGGCTTCGAACGGCCGCAACGATCGGCACGGCTTGCGCAGCTATTCGGTTTCGGGCCGCGTCAAAAATCCGGGCGTGAAGCTTGCGCCTGCCGGTCTCACGATCCAGCAATTGATCGACGAATATTGCGGCGGCATGGCCGAAGGCCACACGTTCCGCGCCTATCTGCCGGGCGGCGCATCGGGCGGCATTCTGCCTGCCACGATGAACGATATTCCGCTCGATTTCGGTACGCTCGAGAAATACGGCTGCTTCATCGGCTCCGCCGCGGTCATCGTGCTGTCGCAGCAAGACGACGTCAAAGGCGCCGCCTTGAACCTGATGCGCTTCTTCGAGGACGAAAGCTGCGGTCAATGCACGCCCTGCCGCGTCGGCACGCAAAAGGCAGCACTGCTCATGGAAGAGCCCGTCTGGGATCAGGAGCTTCTCGAAGAATTGAGTCAGGCCATGCGCGATGCCTCGATCTGCGGTCTCGGCCAGGCGGCCTCGAACCCGCTGACGACCGTCATCAAATATTTCCCGGAAGAATTCGCACCTAAAGAGGCAGCCGAATGA
- a CDS encoding transporter, with the protein MSLLRIFQVLVRAVASIAAAMVFAQAGAHAGAFLAPAGEGEIITTATFSGSTRAFDNRHRLIPVSSYQKFELGTYIEYGATEWLTLVASPSIDHIQTAPIPGRTQDTTGIGDTAIGARLKIYQTEILIFSVQGLLRPPLGLQTDPATKSLDQSHSLTGEIRGLVGISTAVWGYDSFADFEAGYRWNDTVTPNEWRADLTLGVHVTPVFMVLVQNFTAISDGRTPLNPSYYWDKEQVSGVYAFSPRWSGQIGGFLTVAGRNAGRELGPLAALWYRF; encoded by the coding sequence GTGTCTCTTCTGCGTATCTTTCAGGTGTTGGTCCGGGCCGTCGCGTCTATTGCCGCGGCAATGGTCTTCGCCCAGGCTGGCGCGCATGCCGGGGCTTTTCTCGCACCTGCCGGCGAAGGCGAAATCATCACCACAGCGACTTTCTCGGGCTCGACGCGGGCTTTCGACAATCGTCACAGATTGATCCCAGTATCGTCCTATCAAAAATTCGAACTCGGCACTTACATCGAATATGGCGCGACGGAATGGCTGACGCTGGTCGCCTCGCCGTCGATCGACCATATTCAAACCGCTCCCATCCCAGGCCGCACGCAAGATACGACTGGCATAGGCGACACGGCCATCGGTGCGCGTCTGAAAATCTATCAGACGGAGATTTTGATCTTTTCGGTTCAGGGCCTTTTGCGTCCGCCGCTCGGTTTGCAGACCGATCCGGCCACCAAGTCCTTGGACCAGAGCCATAGCTTGACCGGCGAAATCCGCGGCCTCGTCGGCATCAGCACAGCGGTTTGGGGCTACGACAGTTTCGCCGATTTCGAGGCCGGCTATCGCTGGAACGATACGGTCACGCCAAATGAATGGCGCGCCGATCTCACGCTAGGCGTCCATGTGACGCCGGTCTTCATGGTTCTTGTTCAGAACTTCACCGCGATCTCCGACGGGCGAACGCCATTAAATCCGAGTTATTATTGGGACAAAGAACAGGTGAGCGGCGTTTATGCGTTTAGCCCGCGTTGGTCGGGCCAGATCGGCGGCTTTCTGACCGTCGCCGGCAGAAATGCGGGCCGCGAACTCGGGCCGCTCGCGGCGCTCTGGTATAGATTTTAG